The following proteins are encoded in a genomic region of Catharus ustulatus isolate bCatUst1 chromosome 4, bCatUst1.pri.v2, whole genome shotgun sequence:
- the SCAF11 gene encoding protein SCAF11 isoform X2, whose translation MKNRKECIQDTDDQTHEGMEGEENEDSCSCSTLLYDGNTCPICLNCLLEQEVGFPESCSHIFCMTCILKWAETQASCPIDRRPFQAVCRLDALDKQIKVQVTKQLKRKEEEENCACNKKTYSHVRMRSFVRRAVFPDRGPVTIKLSRIVKKKYSNILYDKPNKKAFSVKINKPRRQTCWNECIRTNFFSTLLAGGSSGESFFSCRNDCTEFTEINAGIRQKRQELELSCSSVIARVESVPLIPYGAEAETFLLTSSAVAGRVLPTNTRPLENFESLGKGYAVACTQEGEEKKEASGSSSTRGSRRKSVTTTPTRRSARNSKNETLSQSRSSPRSSSSACSASDSNNPPLNKTHSEAENAPPKRKSKRAVKQQTPAVKKKLRSSARSEKSPSGSVEDDDIAEPEAVLTLDKDHQSDNESNNASLPQKDNVEIESANGLESCSEHAEIEQTMGECDKDENTSGNTDLSFSLQETPILALGSESQEFEVKDVTEKNVDLANQDNCENTLEQVETVASPKDDVCDHATSEKIDQTSCSPQKKLMENIETLTKVASPENELLEHREPLGKDQPLESPRSELPVHPEDMEIDNSETELKPVADCAKPVQDEEPDALIHSISMDSTSEQPLKENTITESEDGGASESPPVNAENKHFGEDNNEMIPMDCDSFCSDQNEPKIEHLPPPESTEQEVNSLQCDVGNSASDSDEKDENVPQEKECQPELKKEKKARTRRSRFHSPSTTWSPSGRESRKSQSPSPKRETTGERSSRSPKKVPVREGRRSLSCSPKRDTVRDEKKTPPRSPQRETVRESRRSSSRSGTKDSSPRRKSRSRSSDRDSQRRDRDRERRNRRRSRSQSRSRSRSRSRTRNKGSSFSRSERESHSPRWKERWANDNWRSPRGSDRYRRSDQEKQNENLKKEKDNNTEKSNDDQCSSDKQRNDCPDWVMERINSVSEVRNREREKPHWEEGRHDNAGQSWNKNFGSGWIPNRGRAQRGRGGRGRSGFMYGDQSENHWQNRKPLSGNSNGSGNEASRFSEQQPYKRKNEQEYSFDTPADRSGWTSASSWAVRKTLPADVQNYYSRRGRNSSSPQSGWGMRQEEETPEQDPNLKDQGNQQSDGSQLPINMMQQQMNVMPQVNAQHQPMNIFPYPVGVHPPLMNMQRNPFNMHPPMPMHLPTGVPLIQGIPNASHVSNSMSAPALPAPAAVLGNVGTVQGPNSGNATSSGHMKSSNAAVKLGESKASVTVEASADSSKKDQKLLIQEKAAQEVKLAIKPFYQNKDITKEEYKEIVRKAVDKVCHSKSGEVNSAKVANLVKAYVDKYKHSRKKNPEEAVSCERK comes from the exons atgaagaacagaaaggaaTGTATTCAAGATACTGACGATCAGACGCATGAAGGCATGGAAG GTGAAGAAAACGAGGACAGCTGTTCCTGTTCTACTTTACTGTATGATGGCAACACGTGCCCCATCTGTCTGAACTGCCTTCTGGAACAAGAGGTTGGGtttcctgagagctgcagtCATATCTTCTGCATGACTTGTATTCTTAAATGGGCTGAG acaCAGGCTTCATGTCCTATTGATCGCAGACCATTTCAAGCAGTGTGCAGGCTGGATGCATTGGATAAGCAGATAAAG GTTCAGGTTACAAAACAGCtaaagaggaaggaggaagaggaaaactgTGCCTGCAATAAGAAAACATACAGCCATGTGAGGATGAGAAGTTTTGTAAG AAGAGCTGTATTTCCAGACAGAGGGCCAGTAACAATAAAATTAAGCAGaattgtgaagaaaaaataca GTAATATTTTGTATgacaaaccaaacaagaaaGCTTTCTCTGTGAAGATAAACAAG CCCAGAAGACAGACCTGCTGGAATGAGTGCATCAGAACTAATTTCTTCAGCACACTTCTGGCTGGTGGTAGCAGTGGAGAATCCTTTTTTAGCTGTAGAAATGACTG TACAGAATTTACAGAAATCAATGCAGGGATCAGGCAGAAGAGACAAGAACTGGAATTGTCCTGTTCATCTGTGATTGCTAGAGTTGAAAG TGTTCCTTTAATACCTTATGGAGCTGAAGCTGAGACCTTTCTCCTCACTTCTTCTGCAGTGGCTGGAAGAGTTCTTCCAACAAATACCAGGCCTTTGGAAAACTTtg AATCTTTAGGCAAAGGATATGCTGTTGCATGTACccaagaaggagaagagaaaaaggaagctTCTGGTTCATCTAGCACTAGAGGAAGTAGGAGGAAATCAGTTACTACTACTCCTACAAGAAGGTCTGCACGAAACAGCAAAAATGAGACTCTGAGTCAGTCTCGGAGCTCCCCTCGATCTAGCAGTTCTGCATGCAGTGCTTCTGATAGCAATAACCCACCTCTGAATAAAACTCATTCAGAAGCAGAGAATGCTCCTCCAAAACGCAAGTCTAAAAGAGCAGTTAAACAACAAACACCTGCAGttaaaaagaaactgagaagTTCTGCACGTTCTGAGAAATCACCCAGCGGCTCAGTGGAAGATGATGACATTGCTGAGCCTGAAGCAGTCCTAACTTTAGATAAAGACCACCAGTCAGATAACGAAAGCAATAATGCAAGCCTCCCCCAGAAGGATAATGTAGAAATAGAATCCGCTAATGGATTGGAAAGCTGTAGTGAGCATGCAGAAATTGAGCAAACTATGGGAGAATGTGACAAAGATGAAAATACTTCAGGCAATACAGATTTAAGTTTTTCTCTCCAAGAAACCCCAATACTAGCTTTAGGAAGTGAAAGTCAGGAATTTGAAGTAAAAGatgttactgaaaaaaatgtagatCTTGCCAATCAGGACAATTGCGAAAATACTCTTGAACAAGTGGAAACAGTAGCTAGTCCCAAAGATGATGTATGTGACCATGCAACTTCTGAAAAAATAGATCAGACATCATGTAgtcctcaaaaaaaattaatggagaaTATAGAAACTTTGACTAAAGTAGCTAGTCCAGAAAATGAATTGTTGGAACATCGGGAACCTTTGGGAAAAGATCAGCCATTAGAGAGCCCCAGAAGTGAATTGCCTGTGCATCCTGAAGACATGGAAATAGATAATTCTGAGACTGAACTAAAACCAGTAGCAGACTGTGCAAAACCTGTTCAAGATGAAGAACCAGATGCATTAATACACAGTATTTCTATGGACAGTACATCAGAACAACCATTAAAAGAGAACACCATTACAGAAAGTGAAGACGGTGGAGCTTCAGAGTCACCCCCagtaaatgctgaaaataaacattttggtGAAGATAACAATGAAATGATACCAATGGACTGTGATTCATTTTGCAGTGACCAGAATGAACCTAAGATTGAGCATTTACCACCACCTGAAAGTACAGAGCAAGAAGTTAACTCCTTACAGTGTGATGTGGGAAACTCTGCATCAGATTCCgatgaaaaagatgaaaatgttcCTCAAGAAAAAGAGTGCCAGCCAGAgctcaaaaaagagaaaaaggctcGAACTAGGAGATCTAGATTTCACTCTCCATCAACAACTTGGTCTCCTTCTGGGAGAGAGAGCAGGAAATCTCAGTCACCATCCCCTAAAAGGGAAACAACTGGAGAGAGGAGCTCACGATCGCCCAAGAAGGTACCTgtgagagagggaaggagatcCTTATCTTGCTCTCCAAAGAGAGACACAGtcagagatgagaaaaaaacaccacctCGATCTCCCCAGAGGGAAACTgtcagggaaagcaggagatCATCTTCTCGATCAGGAACTAAGGATTCATCTCCAAGGCGAAAATCTAGGTCTCGAAGCAGTGATAGAGATAGTCAAAGAAGAGATCGtgacagagaaagaagaaataggaGGCGGTCTAGGTCACAATCGCGCTCTAGATCAAGATCACGATCCAGGACTAGAAATAAAGGTTCTTCATTCTCTAGAAGTGAGAGGGAAAGTCATTCACCTCGATGGAAAGAGAGATGGGCAAATGACAACTGGAGGAGTCCTAGAGGAAGTGACCGATACAGGAGAAGTGATCAagagaagcaaaatgaaaaccttaaaaaagagaaggacaataatacagaaaaaagcaaTGATGATCAGTGTTCTTCAGATAAGCAGAGGAATGATTGTCCAGATTGGGTAATGGAGAGGATAAACTCTGTTTCTGAAGTCAggaacagagaaagagagaaaccGCATTGGGAAGAGGGCAGGCATGATAATGCAGGACAGTCTTGGAATAAAAACTTTGGTTCAGGTTGGATTCCGAATCGAGGGAGAGCTCAGCGTGGCCGAGGTGGCCGTGGCCGAAGCGGTTTTATGTATGGAGACCAGAGTGAAAATCACTGGCAAAACAGAAAACCTCTCTCAGGGAACTCAAATGGTTCTGGGAATGAAGCTTCAAGGTTCTCAGAACAGCAGCCATACAAGCGTAAGAATGAACAAGAGTATTCATTCGATACACCTGCTGACAGGTCTGGGTGGACATCTGCAtccagctgggctgtgaggaaGACTTTGCCTGCAGATGTGCAGAATTATTATTCGAGAAGGGGACGCAATTCATCCAGCCCACAGTCTGGATGGGGAATGAGACAAGAAGAGGAGACACCTGAACAAG ATCCAAACCTCAAAGACCAAGGCAACCAGCAAAGTGATGGTTCTCAGTTACCAATAAATATGATGCAACAACAAATGAATGTAATGCCACAAGTGAATGCACAGCACCAACCTATGAATATCTTCCCGTACCCAGTGGGTGTCCATCCTCCTTTGATGAATATGCAACGAAATCCTTTCAACATGCACCCTCCAATGCCCATGCATCTCCCTACCGGAGTGCCTCTCATACAG GGTATTCCAAATGCTTCTCATGTAAGTAACAGCATGAGTGCTCCAGCTttgcctgctccagcagcagtcCTGGGAAACGTGGGAACAGTTCAGGGACCAAATTCGGGTAATGCAACGTCATCAGGTCACATGAAGAGCTCTAATGCAGCTGTAAAACTGGGAGAAAGCAAGGCAAGTGTAACAGTGGAAGCCAGTGCAGATAGCTCGAAGAAGGACCAG aaatTGTTAATtcaagaaaaagcagcacaagagGTCAAGCTCGCGATTAAACCTTTCTACCAAAACAAAGATATCACTAAGGAGGAATACAAAGAAATTGTGCGGAAAGCTGTAGATAAA GTTTGTCATAGCAAGAGCGGAGAAGTTAATTCTGCAAAAGTGGCAAATCTAGTGAAAGCGTATGTAGACAAATACAAGCATTCACGGAAGAAAAATCCTGAAGAGGCAGTCTCCTGTGAAAGGAAATAg
- the SCAF11 gene encoding protein SCAF11 isoform X1, translated as MKNRKECIQDTDDQTHEGMEGEENEDSCSCSTLLYDGNTCPICLNCLLEQEVGFPESCSHIFCMTCILKWAETQASCPIDRRPFQAVCRLDALDKQIKVQVTKQLKRKEEEENCACNKKTYSHVRMRSFVRRAVFPDRGPVTIKLSRIVKKKYSNILYDKPNKKAFSVKINKPRRQTCWNECIRTNFFSTLLAGGSSGESFFSCRNDCTEFTEINAGIRQKRQELELSCSSVIARVESVPLIPYGAEAETFLLTSSAVAGRVLPTNTRPLENFESLGKGYAVACTQEGEEKKEASGSSSTRGSRRKSVTTTPTRRSARNSKNETLSQSRSSPRSSSSACSASDSNNPPLNKTHSEAENAPPKRKSKRAVKQQTPAVKKKLRSSARSEKSPSGSVEDDDIAEPEAVLTLDKDHQSDNESNNASLPQKDNVEIESANGLESCSEHAEIEQTMGECDKDENTSGNTDLSFSLQETPILALGSESQEFEVKDVTEKNVDLANQDNCENTLEQVETVASPKDDVCDHATSEKIDQTSCSPQKKLMENIETLTKVASPENELLEHREPLGKDQPLESPRSELPVHPEDMEIDNSETELKPVADCAKPVQDEEPDALIHSISMDSTSEQPLKENTITESEDGGASESPPVNAENKHFGEDNNEMIPMDCDSFCSDQNEPKIEHLPPPESTEQEVNSLQCDVGNSASDSDEKDENVPQEKECQPELKKEKKARTRRSRFHSPSTTWSPSGRESRKSQSPSPKRETTGERSSRSPKKVPVREGRRSLSCSPKRDTVRDEKKTPPRSPQRETVRESRRSSSRSGTKDSSPRRKSRSRSSDRDSQRRDRDRERRNRRRSRSQSRSRSRSRSRTRNKGSSFSRSERESHSPRWKERWANDNWRSPRGSDRYRRSDQEKQNENLKKEKDNNTEKSNDDQCSSDKQRNDCPDWVMERINSVSEVRNREREKPHWEEGRHDNAGQSWNKNFGSGWIPNRGRAQRGRGGRGRSGFMYGDQSENHWQNRKPLSGNSNGSGNEASRFSEQQPYKRKNEQEYSFDTPADRSGWTSASSWAVRKTLPADVQNYYSRRGRNSSSPQSGWGMRQEEETPEQDPNLKDQGNQQSDGSQLPINMMQQQMNVMPQVNAQHQPMNIFPYPVGVHPPLMNMQRNPFNMHPPMPMHLPTGVPLIQVAAPTNISQGLPPPPPPPPPSQQVNYIASQQDGKQLQGIPNASHVSNSMSAPALPAPAAVLGNVGTVQGPNSGNATSSGHMKSSNAAVKLGESKASVTVEASADSSKKDQKLLIQEKAAQEVKLAIKPFYQNKDITKEEYKEIVRKAVDKVCHSKSGEVNSAKVANLVKAYVDKYKHSRKKNPEEAVSCERK; from the exons atgaagaacagaaaggaaTGTATTCAAGATACTGACGATCAGACGCATGAAGGCATGGAAG GTGAAGAAAACGAGGACAGCTGTTCCTGTTCTACTTTACTGTATGATGGCAACACGTGCCCCATCTGTCTGAACTGCCTTCTGGAACAAGAGGTTGGGtttcctgagagctgcagtCATATCTTCTGCATGACTTGTATTCTTAAATGGGCTGAG acaCAGGCTTCATGTCCTATTGATCGCAGACCATTTCAAGCAGTGTGCAGGCTGGATGCATTGGATAAGCAGATAAAG GTTCAGGTTACAAAACAGCtaaagaggaaggaggaagaggaaaactgTGCCTGCAATAAGAAAACATACAGCCATGTGAGGATGAGAAGTTTTGTAAG AAGAGCTGTATTTCCAGACAGAGGGCCAGTAACAATAAAATTAAGCAGaattgtgaagaaaaaataca GTAATATTTTGTATgacaaaccaaacaagaaaGCTTTCTCTGTGAAGATAAACAAG CCCAGAAGACAGACCTGCTGGAATGAGTGCATCAGAACTAATTTCTTCAGCACACTTCTGGCTGGTGGTAGCAGTGGAGAATCCTTTTTTAGCTGTAGAAATGACTG TACAGAATTTACAGAAATCAATGCAGGGATCAGGCAGAAGAGACAAGAACTGGAATTGTCCTGTTCATCTGTGATTGCTAGAGTTGAAAG TGTTCCTTTAATACCTTATGGAGCTGAAGCTGAGACCTTTCTCCTCACTTCTTCTGCAGTGGCTGGAAGAGTTCTTCCAACAAATACCAGGCCTTTGGAAAACTTtg AATCTTTAGGCAAAGGATATGCTGTTGCATGTACccaagaaggagaagagaaaaaggaagctTCTGGTTCATCTAGCACTAGAGGAAGTAGGAGGAAATCAGTTACTACTACTCCTACAAGAAGGTCTGCACGAAACAGCAAAAATGAGACTCTGAGTCAGTCTCGGAGCTCCCCTCGATCTAGCAGTTCTGCATGCAGTGCTTCTGATAGCAATAACCCACCTCTGAATAAAACTCATTCAGAAGCAGAGAATGCTCCTCCAAAACGCAAGTCTAAAAGAGCAGTTAAACAACAAACACCTGCAGttaaaaagaaactgagaagTTCTGCACGTTCTGAGAAATCACCCAGCGGCTCAGTGGAAGATGATGACATTGCTGAGCCTGAAGCAGTCCTAACTTTAGATAAAGACCACCAGTCAGATAACGAAAGCAATAATGCAAGCCTCCCCCAGAAGGATAATGTAGAAATAGAATCCGCTAATGGATTGGAAAGCTGTAGTGAGCATGCAGAAATTGAGCAAACTATGGGAGAATGTGACAAAGATGAAAATACTTCAGGCAATACAGATTTAAGTTTTTCTCTCCAAGAAACCCCAATACTAGCTTTAGGAAGTGAAAGTCAGGAATTTGAAGTAAAAGatgttactgaaaaaaatgtagatCTTGCCAATCAGGACAATTGCGAAAATACTCTTGAACAAGTGGAAACAGTAGCTAGTCCCAAAGATGATGTATGTGACCATGCAACTTCTGAAAAAATAGATCAGACATCATGTAgtcctcaaaaaaaattaatggagaaTATAGAAACTTTGACTAAAGTAGCTAGTCCAGAAAATGAATTGTTGGAACATCGGGAACCTTTGGGAAAAGATCAGCCATTAGAGAGCCCCAGAAGTGAATTGCCTGTGCATCCTGAAGACATGGAAATAGATAATTCTGAGACTGAACTAAAACCAGTAGCAGACTGTGCAAAACCTGTTCAAGATGAAGAACCAGATGCATTAATACACAGTATTTCTATGGACAGTACATCAGAACAACCATTAAAAGAGAACACCATTACAGAAAGTGAAGACGGTGGAGCTTCAGAGTCACCCCCagtaaatgctgaaaataaacattttggtGAAGATAACAATGAAATGATACCAATGGACTGTGATTCATTTTGCAGTGACCAGAATGAACCTAAGATTGAGCATTTACCACCACCTGAAAGTACAGAGCAAGAAGTTAACTCCTTACAGTGTGATGTGGGAAACTCTGCATCAGATTCCgatgaaaaagatgaaaatgttcCTCAAGAAAAAGAGTGCCAGCCAGAgctcaaaaaagagaaaaaggctcGAACTAGGAGATCTAGATTTCACTCTCCATCAACAACTTGGTCTCCTTCTGGGAGAGAGAGCAGGAAATCTCAGTCACCATCCCCTAAAAGGGAAACAACTGGAGAGAGGAGCTCACGATCGCCCAAGAAGGTACCTgtgagagagggaaggagatcCTTATCTTGCTCTCCAAAGAGAGACACAGtcagagatgagaaaaaaacaccacctCGATCTCCCCAGAGGGAAACTgtcagggaaagcaggagatCATCTTCTCGATCAGGAACTAAGGATTCATCTCCAAGGCGAAAATCTAGGTCTCGAAGCAGTGATAGAGATAGTCAAAGAAGAGATCGtgacagagaaagaagaaataggaGGCGGTCTAGGTCACAATCGCGCTCTAGATCAAGATCACGATCCAGGACTAGAAATAAAGGTTCTTCATTCTCTAGAAGTGAGAGGGAAAGTCATTCACCTCGATGGAAAGAGAGATGGGCAAATGACAACTGGAGGAGTCCTAGAGGAAGTGACCGATACAGGAGAAGTGATCAagagaagcaaaatgaaaaccttaaaaaagagaaggacaataatacagaaaaaagcaaTGATGATCAGTGTTCTTCAGATAAGCAGAGGAATGATTGTCCAGATTGGGTAATGGAGAGGATAAACTCTGTTTCTGAAGTCAggaacagagaaagagagaaaccGCATTGGGAAGAGGGCAGGCATGATAATGCAGGACAGTCTTGGAATAAAAACTTTGGTTCAGGTTGGATTCCGAATCGAGGGAGAGCTCAGCGTGGCCGAGGTGGCCGTGGCCGAAGCGGTTTTATGTATGGAGACCAGAGTGAAAATCACTGGCAAAACAGAAAACCTCTCTCAGGGAACTCAAATGGTTCTGGGAATGAAGCTTCAAGGTTCTCAGAACAGCAGCCATACAAGCGTAAGAATGAACAAGAGTATTCATTCGATACACCTGCTGACAGGTCTGGGTGGACATCTGCAtccagctgggctgtgaggaaGACTTTGCCTGCAGATGTGCAGAATTATTATTCGAGAAGGGGACGCAATTCATCCAGCCCACAGTCTGGATGGGGAATGAGACAAGAAGAGGAGACACCTGAACAAG ATCCAAACCTCAAAGACCAAGGCAACCAGCAAAGTGATGGTTCTCAGTTACCAATAAATATGATGCAACAACAAATGAATGTAATGCCACAAGTGAATGCACAGCACCAACCTATGAATATCTTCCCGTACCCAGTGGGTGTCCATCCTCCTTTGATGAATATGCAACGAAATCCTTTCAACATGCACCCTCCAATGCCCATGCATCTCCCTACCGGAGTGCCTCTCATACAGGTAGCTGCTCCCACAAATATTTCTCAGGGATtacctcctcctccacctccaccCCCACCATCTCAGCAAGTCAACTACATTGCATCACAGCAAGATGGAAAACAATTGCAG GGTATTCCAAATGCTTCTCATGTAAGTAACAGCATGAGTGCTCCAGCTttgcctgctccagcagcagtcCTGGGAAACGTGGGAACAGTTCAGGGACCAAATTCGGGTAATGCAACGTCATCAGGTCACATGAAGAGCTCTAATGCAGCTGTAAAACTGGGAGAAAGCAAGGCAAGTGTAACAGTGGAAGCCAGTGCAGATAGCTCGAAGAAGGACCAG aaatTGTTAATtcaagaaaaagcagcacaagagGTCAAGCTCGCGATTAAACCTTTCTACCAAAACAAAGATATCACTAAGGAGGAATACAAAGAAATTGTGCGGAAAGCTGTAGATAAA GTTTGTCATAGCAAGAGCGGAGAAGTTAATTCTGCAAAAGTGGCAAATCTAGTGAAAGCGTATGTAGACAAATACAAGCATTCACGGAAGAAAAATCCTGAAGAGGCAGTCTCCTGTGAAAGGAAATAg